From the genome of Chitinophagaceae bacterium:
ATAGGTATTGGGAATCAAGCTTTTAACTTGTTTTTTAAGTTTATTTTATTTGGGGCATATTACTATATCTTTCAAAATTATGCCTTTTTTGAAATCAATGCCGGTATTATGTCATTCTTTTTAGCATTATTAATCTTTGATTTCTTTTTCTACTGGGCGCACCGCTGGAGTCATGAAGTAAACTTCTTTTGGGGGGCACATGCCGTTCATCACCAAAGTGAAGAGTATAACCTTTCTGTTGCCTTACGTCAATCCTGGTTTCACAATATCATTAGTTTTATTATCTTTTTACCTATCCCTTTTTTAGGCATTAACCCTCTGATATTTTTTGCAGCAGCCGGTTTTAATACGCTTTATCAATTTTGGATTCACACAAAAGCAATTAAAAAAATGCCCGATTGGTTTGAATTTATTTTCAACACTCCATCACATCATCGGGTACACCATGCAATTAATCCAAAGTATATTGACAAGAATCACGGTGGGATGTTTATCTTTTGGGACAGAATCTTTGGCACTTTTAAAGAGGAAGAAGAAGAACCGGTTTATGGTATTACAGAGCAACTGAAAAGCTGGAATCCTGCATGGGCAAATGTGCATTATTATATTGAAATGATAAAAATTGCGTTTAAAACGCCTAAATGGAAAGATAAGTTAAAATTGATTTTTGCCCGTCCCGGTTGGTTACCTGATGAGCTGGGCGGTTATCAGGCTCCAAAGGAAGTAGACGAAAAGCAATTTAAAAAATATGATACCAATGCTCCCTTT
Proteins encoded in this window:
- a CDS encoding sterol desaturase family protein, with protein sequence MEAIYILYAIPFFFILIGLEYWYAKKKKKNWYRFNDAITNLNIGIGNQAFNLFFKFILFGAYYYIFQNYAFFEINAGIMSFFLALLIFDFFFYWAHRWSHEVNFFWGAHAVHHQSEEYNLSVALRQSWFHNIISFIIFLPIPFLGINPLIFFAAAGFNTLYQFWIHTKAIKKMPDWFEFIFNTPSHHRVHHAINPKYIDKNHGGMFIFWDRIFGTFKEEEEEPVYGITEQLKSWNPAWANVHYYIEMIKIAFKTPKWKDKLKLIFARPGWLPDELGGYQAPKEVDEKQFKKYDTNAPFGLNMYILFQFVLITAGLALFIYHFDAISTFYKVVFFAILILSTTICGAIFESKKWSLAAEYLRLGLIVISLNSFYYYWYIDWFAITLGASLAAFAVFFVWITFSWSKLKEFNTTSPGL